CTGCCTGCGAATTCGACTATGATTGCTACTGATATTACCTCGAACTTTATGGCACCTATTCGCTTGACGATTTTCGTTGCTGCCTTTGTAGTGATGCCGTATATTCTGTATCAAATTTGGTCATTTATAGCGCCTGGATTATATAAAAAAGAGAAAAAAATCACTATTCCAGTGCTGATATCTTCGATATTCCTATTTTATTCTGGTGTCGCTTTTGCCTACTTTGTGGTACTCAAAGGCGTATTGAAGTTCTTTATTTTATTCGCTCCGCAAAACGTTATACCTATGACCGATATCGACAGTTATTTAAGCTTTGCGCTAAAGTTATTTATGGTATTTGGACTCACTTTTGAGATTCCAGTGGTTACTTTATTATTGATAATGGTCGGTATCATATCCACTCAGAGTCTAGAGAGTAAGCGCCGATATATCATCGTCGGTTGTTTTGCTGTGTCAGCGGTAGTCACACCGCCCGATGGGGTGTCAATGCTATTGCTCGCGATTCCAATGTGGCTACTGTTCGAGTTAGGTTTGTTTTTAGCGAAAGTACTCATTAAAGAAGAGCGTAAAACCGTATAACCTTGCAAAGTAGCTAATTTATAAACTAGATATATTGCAAATTAAGTATCTTGCAAAATGACTATTTCGTAAAGTAACTATAAAAATAACCTTATCTTAAACATTTAAGACACTTTTTTTATTTTGGCTGTCCCCTAAACCCTATCAGTACATTCAACTTAGTAATGAGATTTAAATGGAATCCCTAATTAATAATAAAAACAAAACGAATGATAATCTGGCAAATCAGCTTAATCAAGAGTGCTATTGCCGTACTTTAGATCGTAAAGCGCTTAATAACAGCCTGCAAGATCAATTAGTAAACACAAGAGATAATCCACTAGGAGCCAATGAGCTTAATAAGCTGTTTTCAGCGACACCGGTGTTTGTCCCTAAGACAGAGATAGAAGCAATGGTGCGAATCATCGCAGCTATTGAGTCGACTGCTAGACTACCGTCATATCAACAGCAAGTACTGTCGTGGGCACCCAATATCGCGGCTTTCGATCCGGGGCCAATAGGGGCCTTTATGGGTTATGACTTTCACTTAGGGAGCGATGACCCCAAGCTTATTGAGATCAATACCAATGCTGGAGGCGCATTTTTAAACGTAGCACTTGCCCGCGCACAAAAACACTGCTGTCGCCCCTCAGAGCAAAGTGTTGCTACTACTAAAATGCTTGATGGGTTTGAAGAAGCGGTCGCTAATATGTTCATACAAGAATGGCAGCGACAATCGGCAACTAGCATGCCCAATCGCATTGCTATTGTGGATAATGAGCCCAAAAGCCAGTTCATGTATTTGGAGTTTCAGCTGGCCTGCCAACTACTTCAAGCTAAAGGCATTGATACCGTTATACTCGATCCGTCTGAGCTTAACTATGCTGATGGTGTACTGACAGCTCATAGCAAGCCCATTGATATGATCTATAATCGGTTAGTCGATTTCGCCTTTGAAAACCCCAACCACGCCGTGCTTAAAAGTGCCTATTTAGAGGGTGCGGTAGTAGTAACCCCCAATCCGCATGCCCATGCTATATTCGCTAATAAGCGCAACCTGACTTTACTATCCGATACGCAAACTTTGCAGTCGTGGGGACTAGGTGATGATGATGCAGAATATCTAAAAAAGTCAGTACCAACTACCAGAATGGTTACAAAAGAGGATGCAGCAGAATTATGGCGTACTCGGAGACAATTGTTTTTTAAGCCAGTAGCTGGTTATGGTAGTAAGGGCGTTTACCGTGGCAGCAAGATTACCCGCCGCGTATTCGAGACTATTTTAGATGAAAGCTATATTGCGCAGACCTTTATCCCTGCTACAGAGCGATCAATAAAGATTGATGATGTGGTGACGACTAGAAAGGTAGATATACGTCTTTATACCTATGCAGGACAGCTGCTACTAACTGCTGGGCGTATCTATCAAGGCCAAGCGACTAACTTTCGCACACCAGGGGGTGGCTTTGCGCCTGTTTTTCAAGTCTGAACATAGCATGAACATGTAGCTTTGGCTTCTTAAGTAACGTTTACTAGTTTAATTATTCTGCATACCAACTTATCAATAAAACATCATGCTGAATTGGAAAGATGATGATCCAAACCGTTATCCACTACTTCCTGCATTTTGGCATGCCGTTGATTATTGCCTATACTTTTTTTCGTGATGATTACAAACGAGTATATTTGATTCTTTTAGCAACCATGCTGGTAGATTTAGATCACTTGCTAGCAACACCTGTTTTCTTACCTGATCGCTGTAGTATTAATTTTCATCCATTACATACTTACTATGCAATGGCAGTTTATGCGGCTATGCTATTTCTACCAAAGCCCTATAGAATAATTGGTCTAGGATTGTTACTACATATGCTGACTGATTCAAATGACTGCGTAATGACCTATCTGAATAGACTCTAGTGCTTATGCGTAGTCGTTAGCTATAGTGAAAAAATTATACAGGATTAGTTAAAATAAATAGGGTAATCTTCCTTTAATGTCGTTCCTTCCTCAAAAAGGATAAAAAGTGATTCTGGCAATTATAATGGCAGCAATTCTGATCGCTGTCTGCACAGCAATACATTACGGCGCATTAAAACTCTCGTCACAGTTTGTGACGCCGTCTCGCCATATAGGACATTGCCTTGGAGTCGCAGTCGGCTCAATTGTAATTGCTCACACGTTCGAGGCCTTGCTTTACGCTGCTGGCTTTTGGATTGCTGTTTACGGCTTTGAAATCGGTAACCTCGTATCGTCCTCATCTAGCGATAGTAGCTCCCTTAATTTTATGGACTACTTTTACTTCTCGCTAGTTAACTTCACAACGCTTGGGCGAGGCGATCTCATGCCTACTGGACATCTACGATTTATGGCCGCGATGGAAGCCTTTCACGGTTTCCTACTGATCACAGCCTCTGGAAGCTTTGTTCTTCAGGTCATGAGTGGTAAAAAACCCCTCTCAAGTTAGCTACAAGCTCTCTCAACTATAGGTCGCGCTGAGATCCATAACTCACGTCAGGACACCGATATTATTCTGACACAGAAAAAATAGTTCAAATCGTTAGAAGGAATAAAGCTATGACTCCAAACAATAAGGATCACCAAGACATTCATCAGTCTGCTATTGCTAATAAAACGTTAGATTCTGATGACAACTGGATCGAGAAAATATGGGCGTGGGCAGATGAGTTTGAGCTTAAAGAGTCCGAAATCCCTCGTGATAAAGAATCATTGCTAGCCCTAAAAAAGCTAGAGATCTTAGAGCCTGAACATGATGAGCAACACTCAAAAGACGTCTATAGAATAGCCTATCTACCCGATGAGCTTACCAACCTTACAAATCTAGTAGATATAACTATCAGTGGCATATATTCAAGTCATTTACTGCCCAATATCGGTAAGCTCACTAATCTAACCAAACTGTCTATTAGTCACTCTAAACTTGTCGCATTACCTGAGAGCATCGGGCAACTGAGTTATCTTACTGAACTCTTTATTGATCAAAGTGAACTCGAAGCGCTACCTGATAGTATTGGACAACTTCATAACCTTACTAAGATGTTCATTGGTCGCTGTCAGATTCAATGTTTACCTGACAGCATTGGACAGCTTACTAAGCTTACGGTACTTGATATAGTTCACTGTGAGATTGAAGAACTGCCTGACAGCATAGGGCAGCTTATTAACCTCGCTAAGCTTTTTATTAGTTATTGCCCGCTCAAGCACTTGCCTGACAGCATAGGGCAACTCAAAAATTTAAATGAGCTTGATCTTATTAACTGTGATCTCAAAGACCTACCTAGTAGTATTGGACAGCTTACCAACCTCAACAAGCTTTATATTAATCGTTGTCGTATTAAAGAGTTGCCCGCCAGCGTTGGACAACTGAGCAGTCTTACAGAGCTTTTTATTACTCATTGTGAGCTTGAAGAGCTACCTGATAGCATAGGCCAGCTTTTGAGCTTAACTCACCTTGACCTGCTTCACCTTGAACTAACGGAGCTACCCGATAGCTTTGGACACCTCATTAACCTTGCTGAGCTTAATATTATCAACTGTAAACTTAAAGTATTGCCTGATAGCATCGGACAGCTCGTTAACTTAACTAAGCTCAATTTTAATCACTCTAAGCTTGAAGTCCTACCTGATAGCATAGGGCAGCTTATTAGCTTAACTGAGCTTTTTATTAGTCATGGCAAGTTTGACAAGCTACCTGATAGCGTAGGTCAACTTACTAATCTAGAGAAGCTTTATATTAACCATTGTAGCCTCAAAGAGCTGCCTGAAATCATAGGGCAACTTAAGAGTCTGACTGAGTTTTTTATCAGTTATTGTAAATTGGGCAAGCTACCTAATAGTATTGGTGAGCTTAATAATCTTGTTAAGCTTGAGCTTGTTTATTGTAATCTTAGAAACCTGCCAGATAATTTTACACAGCTGAATAGTTTGAGATGTATCAATCTTACTGGTAATCCTCTTGATAGGCTTTCTCCGAGGGTGAAATGTTATTTACGTTCTATTGATACAGTCTACGGTTGGGATAAACAATCATACTCTTTGTAGTGGCATAATGAAATAGGACAGTAGATAAGAGGTTATACTATCACCAAGACTGGAGAGAAGATATGACCACCAAACGCGGACGCTACAGCCAAGAATTTAAGCTAGAAGCCATTAAACTGGTTGAAGATCAAGGCAGAAAGATACCAGAAGTAGCCAACTCATTAGGTATCGGCAAAACCACCTTAGAGAATTGGGTATATAAATACCGTAAAGAACAGCAAGGTGTCATGCCATCAGAAGGCAAAGCCCTAACGCCTGAATTACGGCGTATACAAGAGCTTGAAAAACAGGTCAAGCAGCTTAAGATGGAGCGAGATATATTAAAAAAGGCATCTGCTCTGCTAGCCCAAGACAATCTCAGCGTCTATCGCTAATAACCAAGCTTGCAGAGCATCATAAGCATATTAGCAAACACA
This sequence is a window from Psychrobacter jeotgali. Protein-coding genes within it:
- a CDS encoding leucine-rich repeat domain-containing protein: MTPNNKDHQDIHQSAIANKTLDSDDNWIEKIWAWADEFELKESEIPRDKESLLALKKLEILEPEHDEQHSKDVYRIAYLPDELTNLTNLVDITISGIYSSHLLPNIGKLTNLTKLSISHSKLVALPESIGQLSYLTELFIDQSELEALPDSIGQLHNLTKMFIGRCQIQCLPDSIGQLTKLTVLDIVHCEIEELPDSIGQLINLAKLFISYCPLKHLPDSIGQLKNLNELDLINCDLKDLPSSIGQLTNLNKLYINRCRIKELPASVGQLSSLTELFITHCELEELPDSIGQLLSLTHLDLLHLELTELPDSFGHLINLAELNIINCKLKVLPDSIGQLVNLTKLNFNHSKLEVLPDSIGQLISLTELFISHGKFDKLPDSVGQLTNLEKLYINHCSLKELPEIIGQLKSLTEFFISYCKLGKLPNSIGELNNLVKLELVYCNLRNLPDNFTQLNSLRCINLTGNPLDRLSPRVKCYLRSIDTVYGWDKQSYSL
- the tatC gene encoding twin-arginine translocase subunit TatC; its protein translation is MSLFKRQKSRQRKLANTDAKASDATHNVETDNVLNALSDMPITEHLIELRKHLIKICVAVLIVFLALVGFSRELYNLLSDPLVAQLPANSTMIATDITSNFMAPIRLTIFVAAFVVMPYILYQIWSFIAPGLYKKEKKITIPVLISSIFLFYSGVAFAYFVVLKGVLKFFILFAPQNVIPMTDIDSYLSFALKLFMVFGLTFEIPVVTLLLIMVGIISTQSLESKRRYIIVGCFAVSAVVTPPDGVSMLLLAIPMWLLFELGLFLAKVLIKEERKTV
- a CDS encoding transposase — its product is MTTKRGRYSQEFKLEAIKLVEDQGRKIPEVANSLGIGKTTLENWVYKYRKEQQGVMPSEGKALTPELRRIQELEKQVKQLKMERDILKKASALLAQDNLSVYR
- a CDS encoding ATP-grasp domain-containing protein, yielding MESLINNKNKTNDNLANQLNQECYCRTLDRKALNNSLQDQLVNTRDNPLGANELNKLFSATPVFVPKTEIEAMVRIIAAIESTARLPSYQQQVLSWAPNIAAFDPGPIGAFMGYDFHLGSDDPKLIEINTNAGGAFLNVALARAQKHCCRPSEQSVATTKMLDGFEEAVANMFIQEWQRQSATSMPNRIAIVDNEPKSQFMYLEFQLACQLLQAKGIDTVILDPSELNYADGVLTAHSKPIDMIYNRLVDFAFENPNHAVLKSAYLEGAVVVTPNPHAHAIFANKRNLTLLSDTQTLQSWGLGDDDAEYLKKSVPTTRMVTKEDAAELWRTRRQLFFKPVAGYGSKGVYRGSKITRRVFETILDESYIAQTFIPATERSIKIDDVVTTRKVDIRLYTYAGQLLLTAGRIYQGQATNFRTPGGGFAPVFQV
- a CDS encoding DUF6122 family protein — its product is MMIQTVIHYFLHFGMPLIIAYTFFRDDYKRVYLILLATMLVDLDHLLATPVFLPDRCSINFHPLHTYYAMAVYAAMLFLPKPYRIIGLGLLLHMLTDSNDCVMTYLNRL
- a CDS encoding ion channel; amino-acid sequence: MILAIIMAAILIAVCTAIHYGALKLSSQFVTPSRHIGHCLGVAVGSIVIAHTFEALLYAAGFWIAVYGFEIGNLVSSSSSDSSSLNFMDYFYFSLVNFTTLGRGDLMPTGHLRFMAAMEAFHGFLLITASGSFVLQVMSGKKPLSS